A single Sphingopyxis chilensis DNA region contains:
- a CDS encoding XrtA system polysaccharide deacetylase, with product MQNGLSVDVEDWFQVGAFERTIDRADWPTLECRVEANCDAVLRIFADAGATGTFFTLGWVAERYPALIKRIVAAGHELASHGYDHKRVFTMTADEFAADLRKTRAILEDLGGVAVRGYRAPSFSVDTRTPWAHMVLAEQGYAYSSSVAPVVHDHYGWPASPRHAWRPVAGSDLVEWPVTTARFAGRTLAAGGGGFMRLLPYGFTRWAIARMNEEGHPAILYFHPWEIDPGQPRVAGAPIKSKIRHYSGLSAMAGKLKKLLADFEWTRADALLPAQQQRAQPWRAAA from the coding sequence ATGCAGAACGGCCTGTCGGTCGATGTCGAGGACTGGTTCCAGGTCGGCGCCTTTGAGCGCACGATCGACCGCGCCGACTGGCCGACGCTCGAATGCCGCGTCGAGGCGAATTGCGACGCGGTGCTGCGGATTTTCGCCGATGCGGGCGCGACAGGCACCTTCTTCACCCTCGGTTGGGTAGCAGAACGCTATCCCGCGCTGATCAAGCGTATCGTCGCGGCGGGGCACGAACTCGCCAGCCACGGTTATGATCACAAGCGCGTCTTCACCATGACCGCTGACGAATTCGCCGCCGATCTCAGGAAGACGCGCGCGATCCTGGAGGACCTCGGTGGCGTGGCCGTGCGCGGCTATCGTGCGCCGAGCTTCTCGGTCGATACGCGCACGCCCTGGGCGCATATGGTGCTCGCCGAACAAGGCTATGCCTATTCGAGCAGCGTCGCGCCGGTGGTCCACGACCATTATGGCTGGCCCGCCAGCCCGCGCCACGCGTGGCGGCCGGTCGCGGGCAGCGACCTCGTCGAATGGCCCGTCACGACCGCGCGCTTTGCGGGACGAACCTTGGCGGCAGGCGGCGGCGGTTTCATGCGCCTGCTTCCCTATGGCTTCACGCGCTGGGCGATCGCGCGGATGAATGAAGAGGGACATCCGGCGATCCTCTATTTCCATCCGTGGGAAATCGACCCAGGCCAACCGCGCGTCGCGGGCGCGCCGATCAAATCGAAGATCCGCCATTACAGCGGCTTGTCGGCGATGGCTGGCAAGCTGAAGAAACTGCTCGCGGATTTCGAATGGACGCGCGCCGACGCGTTGCTCCCCGCGCAGCAGCAGCGCGCCCAGCCGTGGCGCGCCGCGGCGTGA
- a CDS encoding FemAB family XrtA/PEP-CTERM system-associated protein codes for MNAPTLAVKDGFSGAPLSDAGEWDAYVAAHPDATPFHSRAWCEAITKATGHRCHLVTGRDPNGGLTGILPLHHIRSPLFGQALVSSGFAVGGGIIADGPAVAATLAEGAAAMAKSLGVPSVELRGGSLPEGEGWSCEEGVYAGFARNLAADDDAELLAIPRKQRAEVRKALESGLTVTTGHGAAERRDHYRIYATSVRNLGTPVFPKALFDAVLDAFCDAADILTVRHEGRPVASVLSLYWRGTVMPYWGGGTAEARGLRANELMYFALMRHARAKGCTRFDFGRSKLGTGPFAYKKNWGFEPQPLRYARWLAPGEAPRDTNPNSARYRLQVDLWKKLPLWAANRIGPLIARGLG; via the coding sequence GTGAATGCGCCGACGCTTGCCGTGAAGGACGGGTTTTCCGGTGCGCCGCTCTCCGACGCGGGCGAATGGGACGCTTATGTCGCCGCGCATCCGGACGCGACGCCATTCCACAGCCGCGCATGGTGCGAGGCGATTACGAAGGCGACCGGCCATCGCTGCCACCTCGTCACCGGGCGCGATCCGAACGGCGGGCTGACCGGCATATTGCCGCTCCACCATATTCGTTCGCCGCTGTTCGGGCAGGCGCTCGTCAGCAGCGGCTTTGCTGTCGGTGGCGGCATAATCGCAGACGGCCCCGCGGTCGCCGCGACGCTTGCCGAGGGGGCGGCGGCGATGGCGAAATCGCTCGGCGTGCCATCGGTCGAACTGCGCGGTGGCTCCTTGCCCGAAGGCGAGGGGTGGTCTTGCGAGGAAGGCGTTTATGCCGGCTTTGCGCGTAACCTCGCCGCCGATGACGATGCCGAACTTCTCGCCATCCCGCGCAAACAGCGCGCCGAGGTTCGCAAGGCGCTCGAAAGCGGGCTGACGGTGACGACGGGGCACGGCGCCGCCGAGCGCCGCGACCATTATCGCATCTATGCCACCAGCGTCCGCAACCTCGGCACACCGGTTTTTCCTAAGGCGCTTTTCGACGCCGTGCTCGACGCCTTCTGCGACGCGGCCGACATCCTGACCGTGCGCCACGAGGGGCGTCCGGTCGCGAGCGTCCTCAGCCTCTATTGGCGCGGCACCGTCATGCCTTATTGGGGCGGCGGCACCGCCGAAGCGCGGGGGCTGCGCGCCAACGAGCTCATGTATTTCGCGCTGATGCGCCACGCGCGCGCAAAGGGCTGTACGCGCTTCGATTTCGGCCGCTCGAAACTCGGCACCGGCCCCTTTGCCTACAAGAAGAATTGGGGCTTCGAACCGCAGCCGCTCCGCTACGCCCGCTGGCTCGCGCCGGGGGAGGCGCCGCGGGACACCAATCCCAACAGCGCGCGCTATCGCCTGCAAGTCGATCTCTGGAAAAAGCTGCCGCTCTGGGCGGCGAACAGGATCGGGCCGCTGATCGCGCGCGGGCTTGGCTAA
- a CDS encoding TIGR03087 family PEP-CTERM/XrtA system glycosyltransferase has protein sequence MAEILFLVHRAPWPPDRGDRIRSWHMFEALAKLAPVHVAALADGEADAALARAKMTPLCKSLAIEVRKESRPLALAQAVLNGEPVSNRLFRNAALKRHVDALIGQGGITHIVAFSGQMAQYMPARFDGPVLMDFVDVDSAKFGTYAEQDKRQPLNWVHRREARTLGAYEAEVARRVDASLFVSEAEAALFRSRSGLGADRVRAVENGIDTDRFDPATALEVVGTGDGPLAVFTGQMDYRPNIDAVRWFAADILPLIRTRHPSARFAIVGRAPRAEVDALAALPGVTVTGEVPDVRPWLGAADAVVAPLLLARGVQNKLLEAMAMARPVAASAAAATGIDAVPGEHLLVADGTDAMAEAVCQLFDDRAAAATMGRAARARMIARYGWDARMVPLGELLGLPG, from the coding sequence ATGGCCGAGATATTGTTCCTCGTTCACCGCGCGCCCTGGCCCCCCGACCGCGGCGACCGGATCCGCAGCTGGCACATGTTCGAGGCGCTGGCGAAGCTGGCCCCGGTGCATGTCGCGGCGCTCGCCGACGGCGAGGCAGACGCCGCGCTTGCCCGTGCGAAGATGACGCCGCTTTGCAAGAGTTTGGCGATCGAAGTGCGCAAGGAATCGCGCCCGCTGGCGCTGGCACAGGCGGTGCTGAACGGCGAACCCGTATCGAACCGCCTGTTCCGGAACGCCGCTCTGAAGCGCCATGTCGATGCGCTGATCGGTCAAGGCGGCATCACCCATATCGTAGCATTTTCGGGTCAGATGGCCCAGTATATGCCCGCCCGTTTCGACGGGCCGGTGCTCATGGATTTTGTCGATGTCGATTCGGCCAAATTCGGGACCTATGCCGAACAGGACAAGCGCCAGCCGCTGAACTGGGTGCATAGGCGCGAAGCCCGGACGCTCGGCGCCTATGAAGCCGAAGTCGCGCGCCGCGTCGACGCCAGCCTGTTCGTCAGCGAAGCCGAGGCCGCCTTGTTTCGCAGCCGCAGCGGGCTGGGCGCCGATCGGGTGCGCGCGGTCGAAAACGGGATCGACACCGACCGGTTCGATCCGGCCACCGCGCTGGAAGTGGTCGGTACAGGCGACGGGCCGCTCGCGGTCTTCACCGGGCAGATGGATTATCGCCCCAATATCGACGCCGTGCGCTGGTTTGCGGCCGATATCCTGCCGCTGATCCGCACGCGTCATCCGTCGGCCCGCTTCGCGATCGTCGGGCGCGCGCCGAGGGCCGAGGTCGATGCGCTGGCGGCGTTGCCCGGTGTCACGGTGACCGGCGAGGTCCCCGACGTACGCCCCTGGCTCGGCGCCGCCGACGCGGTGGTTGCGCCGCTGCTCCTCGCGCGCGGGGTGCAGAACAAGTTGCTCGAGGCGATGGCAATGGCGCGACCGGTCGCCGCGAGCGCCGCCGCCGCGACGGGGATCGACGCGGTGCCGGGCGAACATCTGCTCGTCGCCGATGGAACGGACGCAATGGCCGAAGCCGTCTGCCAGCTTTTCGACGACCGCGCCGCCGCAGCGACCATGGGGCGTGCCGCCCGGGCGCGAATGATCGCGCGTTACGGCTGGGACGCGCGCATGGTGCCGCTCGGCGAGCTGCTGGGATTGCCCGGATGA
- the xrtA gene encoding exosortase A, which yields MTLWQRHLAALGLLSAVILALFWRDAADMAGIWWHSSTFTHCLLMVPMIGWLVAQRVALLRPLTPVFWWPALLWMAGAGLTWLVGEAAGIGLFRQLGLVLMLQGAVGATLGDKLVRGLLFPLGYALLLVPFGEELVPLLQTFTAHISVVLLHLSGVAAEMQGVFVTTKAGFFEVAEECSGVNFLIAMLAYSVFAAHLCFKSWTRRFVFVAAALATTILANALRAYGTMVAAEIWGIEAAGGIDHIFYGWIFFGLVILLVMLVALRWFDRPANDTAVDVRRLGGVPRFTGAAKMVLPATLAVPLLFAAWGLFIGGRSAPLPATMAIDAPPGWRDTRAGGIAWAPRFDGADQRLRRQFANEKRQVVTVAIGGYERQAEGREVVAFGQGAVDLESKWAWSAALPAVDGARTERLLHPGPVLRDAATWYVVGGTVTGNPRRAKLAGLQARLLGGDPRALSLIISSEERQGGLDAITDFVSASGGAKAMADRALKTR from the coding sequence ATGACGCTCTGGCAGCGCCATCTCGCCGCGCTGGGTCTGCTTTCGGCGGTCATCCTTGCGCTTTTCTGGCGCGATGCCGCCGATATGGCGGGCATCTGGTGGCACAGTTCGACCTTTACGCATTGCCTGCTGATGGTGCCGATGATCGGCTGGCTCGTGGCGCAGCGCGTGGCGCTGCTGCGCCCGTTGACGCCGGTATTCTGGTGGCCCGCGCTCTTGTGGATGGCGGGGGCGGGACTGACATGGCTCGTCGGCGAGGCGGCGGGCATCGGCCTGTTCCGGCAACTCGGGCTTGTGCTGATGCTGCAGGGCGCGGTCGGTGCGACGCTTGGCGACAAGCTGGTGCGCGGGCTGCTTTTCCCGCTCGGCTACGCGCTGTTGCTCGTGCCATTCGGCGAGGAACTGGTCCCGCTGCTCCAGACCTTCACCGCGCATATCAGCGTCGTCCTGCTCCATCTCTCGGGCGTCGCGGCCGAGATGCAGGGCGTGTTCGTCACCACGAAAGCGGGATTTTTCGAGGTCGCCGAAGAATGTTCGGGCGTCAATTTCCTGATCGCGATGCTCGCTTATTCGGTGTTCGCGGCGCATCTCTGTTTCAAGAGCTGGACGCGGCGGTTCGTCTTTGTCGCGGCGGCGCTCGCCACGACGATCCTCGCCAACGCGTTGCGCGCCTACGGCACGATGGTCGCCGCAGAAATATGGGGCATCGAAGCCGCGGGCGGGATCGACCATATTTTCTACGGCTGGATATTCTTCGGCCTCGTCATCCTGCTCGTCATGCTCGTCGCACTCCGCTGGTTCGACCGGCCCGCGAACGATACCGCGGTCGATGTGCGCCGGCTCGGCGGCGTGCCGCGCTTTACGGGCGCGGCGAAAATGGTGCTGCCGGCGACGCTTGCGGTTCCGCTGCTCTTTGCCGCATGGGGGCTGTTCATCGGCGGGCGCAGCGCGCCGCTCCCCGCGACCATGGCCATCGACGCGCCGCCGGGCTGGCGCGATACGCGCGCGGGCGGCATTGCCTGGGCACCGCGCTTCGACGGCGCCGACCAGCGGCTGCGCCGCCAGTTCGCGAACGAGAAGCGGCAGGTGGTGACCGTGGCGATCGGCGGTTACGAACGCCAGGCCGAAGGGCGCGAAGTCGTCGCCTTCGGACAGGGGGCGGTCGACCTTGAAAGCAAATGGGCGTGGAGCGCCGCCTTGCCAGCGGTCGACGGGGCAAGGACCGAGCGGCTGCTCCATCCCGGCCCGGTGCTGCGCGACGCCGCCACCTGGTACGTCGTCGGCGGCACGGTGACAGGCAATCCACGCCGCGCCAAGCTCGCCGGCCTTCAGGCGCGGCTGCTCGGCGGCGACCCGCGCGCGCTTTCGCTGATCATATCGAGCGAGGAGCGCCAGGGCGGTCTGGATGCGATCACCGATTTCGTTTCCGCGTCGGGTGGAGCCAAAGCGATGGCTGACCGCGCGCTCAAAACCCGCTAG
- a CDS encoding XrtA/PEP-CTERM system amidotransferase, with the protein MCGIAGIYHLETAKPVDPARLRAMLQPMQHRGPDGSGEWTAPGVGLGHLRLSIIDIAGSPQPMASDDETVTLTYNGEIYNFRELRAELEDRGHRFRTSGDTEVIIAAWRQWGPDCLSRLNGMFAFAIHDHQRGCLFLARDRLGVKPLHYVRLSDGSVAFASELKGLLRNPLLRQEANLTAIEDFLAFGYVPDDNCIVAGVEKLHAGHYLMLERGKRVPAPTRWWAPDFSKRIRASEGEAAEHLVHLMRAAVTDRMVADVPLGAFLSGGVDSSAVVALMAEASTKAVKTCTIGFDQAALDETAYAQQIAERFATDHRTRTVSSGDFALVDRIADMFDEPFSDASALPTYRVCELAREEVTVALSGDGADEAFAGYRRLVFQHQEEKLRSLIPGVLRRGVLGPLSHVWPQMDWAPRPLRARATLASLSKNGAEGYAEAVGVTGQAQRARLFNDAAHRALGDHVAEARYWKAMKDAPAREPLDRAQYADMQIWLPGDILTKTDRMSMAVSLEAREPLLDYRLIEFAASLPASMRVKRGTGKVIMKQAMERYLPHDILYRPKMGFVTPVSAWFRGPLVEQAKGLATSSTLARSGWFDMAEIERIVAAHQSGRRDHGRLIWQFFMLEKSLAKLFGI; encoded by the coding sequence ATGTGTGGGATCGCGGGCATCTATCATCTCGAAACGGCGAAGCCGGTCGACCCGGCCCGCCTGCGCGCGATGCTTCAGCCGATGCAGCATCGCGGCCCCGATGGATCGGGCGAGTGGACGGCGCCGGGTGTCGGCCTCGGCCATCTCCGCCTCTCGATCATCGACATCGCGGGCAGCCCGCAGCCGATGGCGAGCGACGACGAGACCGTCACGCTCACCTACAATGGCGAAATCTACAATTTTCGCGAACTGCGCGCCGAACTCGAGGATCGTGGCCACCGTTTCCGCACCAGCGGCGATACCGAGGTCATCATCGCCGCGTGGCGCCAATGGGGCCCCGACTGCCTGTCGCGGCTCAACGGCATGTTCGCCTTTGCGATCCACGATCACCAGCGCGGCTGCCTGTTCCTCGCGCGCGACCGGCTGGGGGTAAAGCCGCTCCATTATGTTCGCCTGTCCGACGGGTCGGTGGCCTTCGCATCGGAACTGAAGGGGCTGCTCCGCAATCCGCTGCTCCGGCAGGAAGCGAACCTGACCGCGATCGAGGATTTCCTCGCCTTCGGCTATGTCCCCGATGATAATTGCATTGTCGCAGGCGTGGAGAAGCTGCACGCCGGCCATTATCTGATGCTCGAACGCGGCAAGCGGGTACCGGCGCCAACGCGCTGGTGGGCGCCCGATTTCTCGAAACGCATCCGCGCGTCGGAAGGCGAGGCGGCCGAGCATCTGGTTCACCTGATGCGCGCCGCGGTGACCGACCGCATGGTCGCCGATGTGCCGCTCGGCGCGTTCCTGTCGGGCGGGGTCGACAGCAGCGCGGTCGTCGCGCTGATGGCGGAGGCGAGCACGAAGGCGGTCAAGACCTGCACCATCGGCTTCGATCAGGCCGCGCTCGACGAAACGGCCTACGCTCAGCAGATCGCCGAACGCTTTGCCACCGACCACCGCACGCGCACCGTCTCTTCGGGCGATTTCGCGCTCGTCGACCGGATCGCAGACATGTTCGACGAACCTTTCTCCGACGCCAGCGCGCTCCCCACCTACCGCGTTTGCGAACTCGCGCGCGAAGAGGTGACGGTCGCCCTCTCGGGCGACGGCGCCGACGAGGCCTTCGCGGGATACCGCCGTCTGGTGTTCCAGCATCAGGAGGAAAAGCTCCGGAGCCTCATTCCCGGCGTCCTGCGCCGCGGCGTGCTCGGGCCGCTGTCGCATGTCTGGCCGCAGATGGATTGGGCGCCACGCCCGCTGCGGGCCCGCGCGACGCTCGCCAGCCTCTCCAAAAACGGGGCGGAGGGTTATGCCGAGGCGGTCGGCGTAACGGGGCAGGCGCAGCGCGCGCGTCTGTTCAACGATGCCGCGCACCGCGCGCTCGGCGACCATGTCGCCGAGGCGCGCTACTGGAAGGCGATGAAGGACGCCCCCGCGCGCGAGCCGCTCGACCGCGCACAATATGCCGATATGCAGATATGGCTTCCGGGCGATATCCTGACCAAGACCGACCGGATGAGCATGGCGGTCAGCCTTGAGGCGCGCGAGCCCCTGCTCGATTACCGCCTGATCGAATTTGCCGCGAGCCTCCCCGCATCGATGCGCGTCAAGCGCGGAACGGGCAAGGTGATCATGAAGCAGGCGATGGAGCGCTATTTGCCGCATGATATCCTTTACCGCCCCAAGATGGGGTTCGTGACGCCGGTTTCGGCGTGGTTCCGCGGCCCGCTGGTCGAACAGGCGAAGGGGCTTGCCACCTCGTCGACGCTCGCGCGTTCGGGCTGGTTCGACATGGCCGAAATCGAACGGATCGTCGCCGCGCACCAGTCGGGACGCCGTGATCACGGCCGGTTGATCTGGCAATTCTTCATGCTCGAAAAATCGCTGGCGAAGCTGTTCGGGATTTGA
- a CDS encoding GNAT family N-acetyltransferase, producing MTVHPAFPTSADEAAPLAVRIVDPLSLSDDLATAWDRLGDEASEPNPFAERWCLQSALHLLDPERQARLVLVQGGRDGPVIGVMPVAPALHYGRLPMRHVTGWAHPNHFHGAPLVRAGFESLFWSILLGWCDASPWAQTLLHVPRLTEDGPLQRALVEVARARGGEAMVVHREERALLESPLSPGDYWDAAVRAKKRKELRRQANRLAEEGAVGFRHWQAGDAPSPWIDAFLDLEARGWKGRAGSALASHGDTEAWFRAIVTGAADAGKLDMRALDLGGRPLAMLVNFLCPPGGFSFKTAFDEDYARFSPGVLLQQANLDLLEDPKIAWVDSCAAPGHPMIDSVWRERRSLVWVNVPLSAPADRLRFAMLGKAERLWRRWKGAAMPANELESPT from the coding sequence ATGACGGTCCATCCCGCCTTTCCGACGAGCGCCGATGAAGCCGCGCCGCTGGCCGTGCGTATCGTCGATCCGCTGTCGCTCTCGGACGACCTCGCGACCGCATGGGACCGGCTCGGCGATGAGGCGAGCGAACCCAATCCTTTCGCCGAACGCTGGTGCCTGCAATCGGCGCTCCATCTGCTCGATCCCGAACGCCAAGCGCGGCTCGTGCTCGTACAGGGCGGCCGCGACGGGCCGGTAATCGGGGTCATGCCGGTCGCGCCCGCGCTTCACTATGGCCGCCTGCCGATGCGCCACGTCACCGGCTGGGCGCACCCCAATCATTTTCACGGGGCTCCGCTGGTGCGCGCCGGTTTCGAAAGTCTCTTCTGGTCGATCCTGCTCGGTTGGTGCGATGCGTCGCCCTGGGCGCAGACGCTGTTGCATGTGCCGCGCCTGACCGAGGACGGCCCGCTTCAGCGCGCGCTGGTCGAGGTCGCGCGGGCGCGCGGCGGCGAGGCGATGGTGGTGCATCGCGAAGAACGCGCGCTTCTCGAAAGCCCGCTGTCGCCCGGCGACTATTGGGATGCCGCGGTACGCGCCAAGAAACGCAAGGAATTGCGCCGTCAGGCGAACCGGCTCGCCGAAGAGGGCGCGGTAGGCTTTCGCCACTGGCAGGCGGGCGACGCGCCCAGTCCGTGGATCGACGCCTTCCTCGATCTCGAAGCGCGCGGCTGGAAGGGGCGCGCCGGATCGGCGCTCGCCAGCCACGGCGATACCGAGGCGTGGTTCCGCGCGATCGTGACCGGCGCGGCGGACGCGGGCAAGCTCGACATGCGCGCGCTCGACCTCGGCGGCCGCCCGCTCGCGATGCTGGTCAATTTCCTCTGCCCGCCCGGCGGCTTTTCGTTCAAGACCGCGTTCGACGAGGATTATGCCCGCTTCTCGCCGGGGGTGTTGCTGCAACAGGCGAACCTCGACCTGCTCGAAGACCCGAAGATCGCGTGGGTCGACAGTTGCGCCGCGCCCGGCCACCCGATGATCGACAGCGTCTGGCGCGAACGCCGTTCGCTGGTCTGGGTCAATGTGCCGCTGTCGGCGCCCGCCGACCGGCTGCGTTTTGCGATGCTGGGCAAGGCCGAGCGCCTGTGGCGGCGCTGGAAGGGTGCCGCCATGCCCGCAAATGAGCTAGAAAGCCCGACATGA
- a CDS encoding cupin-like domain-containing protein, which yields MTAHQPIDRAVFPAETLERMAELYPQRAGLLQHHLPDHPLLSLEALARLGEGLPASEVEYNPGNVPIGIRPEDVPSNGLSIGETIRTIDTNGSWAVLKNIENVDAYRALLMDLLGELEPVVSPRTGAMLTPQGFIFISSPRSITPFHFDPEHNILLQLKGRKVMNVWPAGDERFAHRREHERYHTGGHRNLPWAEGYREEAQQVPLGPGDAVLMPVMAPHFVANGDAPSISLSITWRSEWSYRESEAHAANAALRRMGLDPVMPPRWPSYAWMKTVGWRAARKLRLVE from the coding sequence ATGACCGCGCACCAGCCGATCGACCGTGCCGTATTCCCCGCCGAAACGCTAGAGCGGATGGCGGAGCTTTATCCGCAGCGGGCGGGATTGCTGCAGCATCATCTTCCCGACCATCCGCTCCTGTCGCTTGAAGCGCTCGCCAGACTGGGCGAAGGCCTGCCCGCGAGTGAGGTAGAATATAATCCCGGCAATGTGCCGATCGGCATCCGGCCGGAGGATGTCCCGTCGAACGGCCTGTCGATCGGCGAGACGATCCGCACGATCGATACGAATGGCAGCTGGGCGGTGCTCAAGAATATCGAGAATGTGGATGCCTATCGCGCGCTGCTGATGGACCTGCTCGGCGAGCTCGAACCCGTCGTGAGCCCACGCACGGGGGCGATGCTGACGCCGCAAGGCTTCATCTTCATCTCGTCGCCGAGGTCGATCACCCCGTTCCATTTCGACCCCGAGCACAACATTCTGCTCCAGCTCAAGGGGCGCAAGGTGATGAACGTCTGGCCTGCGGGCGACGAGCGCTTCGCGCATCGCCGCGAGCATGAACGCTATCACACCGGCGGCCACCGCAACCTGCCATGGGCGGAAGGGTATCGGGAAGAGGCGCAGCAGGTGCCGCTCGGCCCCGGCGACGCGGTGCTGATGCCCGTAATGGCGCCGCATTTTGTCGCCAATGGCGATGCGCCGTCGATCTCGCTGTCGATCACATGGCGCAGCGAATGGAGCTATCGCGAATCCGAGGCGCACGCTGCCAACGCCGCGCTGCGCCGCATGGGGCTCGACCCCGTCATGCCCCCGCGCTGGCCGAGCTATGCGTGGATGAAGACCGTCGGCTGGCGTGCCGCGCGCAAGCTGCGCCTCGTCGAATGA
- the infA gene encoding translation initiation factor IF-1: MAKEELLEMRGQVVELLPNAMFRVKLENDHEILGHTAGKMRKNRIRVLVGDEVLVELTPYDLTKGRITYRFK; the protein is encoded by the coding sequence ATGGCGAAAGAAGAACTTCTGGAAATGCGCGGCCAGGTGGTCGAACTGCTGCCCAACGCGATGTTTCGCGTCAAACTGGAAAATGATCACGAGATTCTGGGTCACACGGCCGGCAAGATGCGCAAGAACCGCATCCGCGTTCTCGTGGGCGACGAGGTGCTCGTCGAACTCACCCCCTATGACCTGACCAAGGGTCGGATCACCTATCGCTTCAAGTGA
- a CDS encoding Maf family protein, whose amino-acid sequence MSGAATIPALVLASSSPRRRELLARIGLEPTRIAAPEIDETPLKGELPRDYVARLARAKALAVERAPAEVVLAGDTTVAVGRRILEKPADEADLRRMLGLLSGRRHHVWSGICVVGTGDRPRVRVVDTIVAFKALSAAEIDAYVECGEGMGKAGGYAIQGRAETFVRFLSGSHSNVVGLPLFEARALLSSAGIPLG is encoded by the coding sequence GTGAGCGGCGCGGCGACCATTCCCGCGCTGGTGCTTGCTTCGAGCTCGCCGCGTCGGCGCGAATTGCTGGCGCGGATCGGTCTTGAGCCGACGCGCATCGCCGCGCCCGAAATCGACGAGACGCCGCTGAAGGGCGAGCTGCCGCGCGACTATGTCGCCCGCCTCGCGCGGGCCAAGGCGCTCGCGGTCGAGCGCGCCCCGGCCGAGGTCGTCCTCGCCGGCGACACGACGGTGGCCGTAGGGCGCCGCATCCTCGAAAAGCCGGCCGACGAGGCTGACCTCCGCCGGATGCTCGGCCTGCTGTCCGGCCGCCGCCATCATGTCTGGTCGGGCATCTGCGTCGTTGGTACCGGTGACCGGCCACGCGTCCGCGTCGTCGATACGATCGTAGCCTTCAAGGCGCTGAGCGCCGCGGAGATCGACGCCTATGTCGAATGCGGCGAAGGGATGGGCAAAGCGGGCGGATACGCGATCCAGGGCCGCGCCGAAACCTTCGTCCGCTTCCTGTCGGGCAGCCATTCGAACGTCGTCGGCCTGCCGCTTTTCGAAGCGCGCGCACTTTTGAGCAGCGCGGGAATCCCGCTTGGCTGA
- a CDS encoding ribonuclease, whose translation MAEWLYEAGIGEARAALVENGEIVEARIERDGDGPRVGAILEAKLVEAGKGGKGALVALDWPGAPQATLADLPPSTSTGARLIVEITRMALRERGRDKPARARMAEVDAAIGEGPDLRARITATGIAVIDLHPAGPDRLEQAGWSELIDHVRTGHWPFARGALWVDATPAMLLIDIDGEGDALALATEGARQAAAVIRRCDVGGSIGIDFPSVPDRAGRQAIDAAVDDALPQPFERTAVNGFGFMQIVRRRDRPSLIEQVGLDPVATDAALLLRRAERAVGTGVLTLTARARVIDHIAAHAHWTETLQNRTGRAVRLVTDPAVKGAGHAQ comes from the coding sequence TTGGCTGAGTGGCTCTACGAAGCCGGGATCGGCGAAGCGCGCGCGGCGCTCGTCGAGAATGGCGAAATCGTCGAAGCGCGGATCGAACGCGACGGGGACGGCCCGCGCGTCGGCGCGATCCTCGAAGCGAAGCTGGTTGAGGCGGGCAAAGGCGGCAAGGGCGCGCTCGTCGCGCTCGACTGGCCGGGCGCGCCGCAGGCGACGCTCGCCGACCTGCCGCCGTCGACCTCGACCGGGGCGCGGCTGATCGTCGAAATCACCCGCATGGCGCTGCGCGAACGCGGCCGCGACAAACCCGCGCGCGCGCGAATGGCGGAGGTTGACGCTGCGATCGGCGAAGGTCCCGACCTGCGCGCGCGCATCACCGCAACGGGCATCGCCGTCATCGATCTGCATCCGGCCGGTCCCGACCGTCTCGAACAGGCGGGCTGGTCCGAACTGATCGACCATGTCCGCACCGGCCATTGGCCCTTTGCGCGCGGCGCGCTGTGGGTCGATGCGACCCCCGCGATGCTGCTGATCGACATCGACGGCGAGGGCGATGCGCTGGCGCTGGCGACGGAGGGCGCGCGGCAGGCGGCAGCCGTCATCCGTCGCTGCGACGTCGGCGGGTCGATCGGGATCGACTTTCCCTCCGTGCCCGATCGTGCGGGACGGCAGGCGATCGACGCCGCGGTGGACGACGCGCTGCCGCAGCCGTTCGAGCGAACCGCGGTCAACGGCTTCGGCTTCATGCAGATCGTCCGACGCCGGGACCGCCCTTCGCTGATCGAACAGGTCGGGCTCGATCCCGTCGCGACCGACGCCGCATTGCTGCTGCGCCGGGCGGAACGGGCGGTCGGGACGGGGGTGTTGACGTTGACGGCGCGCGCACGGGTGATCGACCATATCGCCGCGCACGCGCATTGGACCGAAACATTGCAGAATCGTACCGGCCGCGCCGTCCGCCTCGTCACGGATCCGGCTGTCAAAGGAGCGGGCCATGCCCAGTAA
- a CDS encoding DNA gyrase inhibitor YacG: MPSKSPRCPLCGKPRDPEYKPFCSRGCRDRDLLNWFGEDYRVPAVQAPDGTADDDRFDEE; this comes from the coding sequence ATGCCCAGTAAATCCCCGCGCTGCCCGCTCTGCGGCAAGCCGCGCGATCCCGAATATAAGCCCTTTTGCAGCCGCGGTTGCCGCGACCGCGACCTGTTGAACTGGTTCGGCGAGGACTATCGCGTGCCCGCCGTCCAGGCACCCGACGGCACCGCCGACGACGATCGTTTCGACGAGGAATAA